A region from the Bacteroidota bacterium genome encodes:
- a CDS encoding T9SS type A sorting domain-containing protein: protein QIIVLNKDTLVAVYGTRNSATSGSAVYTASSGVFYSNDGGLTWADNNPSFMQIETVNIEIDPNDLAQNTWLAFVGNKSIKQVQSAPGVYRSTNRGVNWINVYNQSALSGTFHPTLPNELYICTEVMGLQYATNTNSDSFSTNNVASYPFRRPQKIFFNPYNVNEVWASSFGNGFRVGTTNITTGFFSYNSAIQNTPILYPNPTAGNLSFSQTLYDIEVFNIYGQSVLEKIKTAKNISVQELLDGIYFIRTGNFVLKFIVKH from the coding sequence ACAAATTATTGTGCTTAACAAAGATACGCTTGTTGCTGTTTATGGAACAAGAAATTCTGCGACTTCAGGTTCAGCAGTTTATACTGCAAGTTCAGGTGTTTTTTATAGTAATGATGGTGGATTAACGTGGGCGGATAATAACCCAAGTTTTATGCAAATAGAGACGGTAAATATTGAAATTGATCCAAATGATTTAGCTCAAAATACTTGGCTTGCATTTGTAGGTAATAAATCAATTAAGCAAGTTCAATCTGCTCCTGGGGTTTATCGTTCAACAAATAGAGGAGTAAACTGGATTAATGTTTACAATCAATCTGCTTTATCAGGTACTTTTCATCCTACATTACCGAATGAATTATACATCTGCACAGAGGTAATGGGATTACAATATGCTACCAACACAAACAGCGATTCCTTTTCTACAAATAATGTAGCATCATACCCTTTCAGACGGCCTCAAAAAATATTTTTTAATCCTTATAATGTAAATGAAGTATGGGCATCAAGTTTTGGGAATGGCTTTAGAGTTGGAACTACAAACATAACAACAGGATTTTTTTCTTATAATTCAGCTATACAAAATACGCCAATTTTATATCCAAATCCAACAGCCGGAAATCTTTCGTTTTCACAAACCCTTTATGATATTGAAGTATTTAATATTTACGGACAATCGGTTTTGGAAAAAATTAAAACAGCAAAAAATAT